In Novosphingobium sp. MMS21-SN21R, a single genomic region encodes these proteins:
- a CDS encoding FAD-dependent oxidoreductase, giving the protein MTEHQNWDLEADVVVLGSGGAAMTAAITAHDFGAKDVVILEKSGMVGGTTAMSGGMLWVPNNHHQHEAGIADSDEDIVSYLDSLSPGQLDPETLWAFMQTGPEMVRYLAEKTPVRLRAFADFPDYQPYSPGAKPDGGRSLDNEAFSFELLGKWASRVNPSKMAYPLRGSLIEATRGTLDEATLAERERGDYRGLGQALAGALFKAVVDRNIPVEFEKRARKLVKDGDRVIGVVAEDANNREFRVRARRGVVIATGGFEWNEALVKTFLRGPMTGPVSVPENEGDGLLMAIEAGAQLGNMQNAFWQQSVLEMKPQHRAAKPNYLLGSDERARPGAILVNSAGKRFVNEAANYNAMGKAVVAFDAGGHTYANLPYWLIIDQRYKDKYPTFTSAPRTPIPSYMIVAETLEELATKAGIDAAGLTATVARFNEMVRNGLDADFNRGENTYDNFYMWGDMDFEPPYRTLGLIDQGPYYAVKMESGALGTSGGPKTNSDGQVVNWNGDAIPGLYAAGNAMAAVLGEVYGGAGGTLGPGMTFGYIAGRHLGTHISNH; this is encoded by the coding sequence ATGACGGAACACCAAAACTGGGATCTGGAGGCCGACGTCGTCGTCCTCGGCTCTGGCGGCGCGGCCATGACCGCTGCCATCACCGCGCATGATTTCGGCGCGAAGGACGTTGTCATTCTGGAGAAGTCCGGAATGGTTGGCGGCACTACCGCGATGTCGGGCGGCATGCTGTGGGTGCCGAACAACCATCACCAGCACGAAGCTGGAATTGCGGACAGCGACGAAGACATCGTGAGTTATCTCGACTCGCTTTCACCAGGGCAGCTTGATCCGGAAACCTTGTGGGCATTCATGCAGACCGGCCCGGAGATGGTTCGATATCTTGCCGAAAAAACCCCGGTCCGTCTTCGTGCTTTCGCCGACTTCCCCGATTATCAGCCCTACTCTCCCGGCGCCAAGCCCGACGGCGGACGCTCGCTCGACAATGAGGCATTTTCTTTCGAGCTGCTTGGCAAGTGGGCATCGCGGGTAAATCCGAGCAAGATGGCCTATCCGCTACGTGGCAGTCTGATCGAAGCGACGAGAGGCACGCTTGATGAGGCGACTTTGGCAGAACGTGAGCGCGGAGATTACCGAGGCCTTGGCCAAGCGCTTGCCGGTGCCCTGTTCAAGGCTGTTGTCGATCGCAACATTCCCGTCGAATTCGAAAAGCGCGCCCGAAAGCTGGTGAAGGACGGGGACCGGGTCATTGGCGTTGTCGCGGAAGACGCCAATAATCGCGAATTCCGGGTTCGTGCCCGCCGGGGCGTGGTGATCGCGACGGGCGGCTTCGAATGGAACGAAGCATTGGTCAAGACCTTCCTTCGCGGTCCGATGACCGGGCCGGTCAGTGTCCCCGAGAACGAGGGCGACGGCCTTTTGATGGCGATCGAGGCCGGTGCCCAACTCGGCAACATGCAGAATGCCTTCTGGCAGCAGAGCGTGCTCGAAATGAAGCCGCAGCACCGGGCAGCAAAGCCAAACTACCTCCTTGGTTCTGACGAACGCGCCCGCCCCGGCGCGATCCTCGTCAACAGCGCAGGAAAGCGCTTCGTCAACGAGGCCGCCAACTACAATGCAATGGGCAAGGCCGTCGTTGCATTTGATGCAGGTGGGCACACTTATGCGAACCTGCCTTACTGGCTGATCATCGACCAGCGCTACAAGGACAAGTATCCCACTTTCACCTCGGCGCCGCGCACACCAATTCCCTCGTACATGATTGTGGCCGAAACACTTGAGGAATTGGCAACCAAGGCCGGCATTGACGCCGCAGGCCTGACTGCCACCGTGGCGCGCTTTAACGAAATGGTCCGCAACGGCCTTGATGCAGACTTCAACCGCGGCGAGAACACTTACGACAATTTCTACATGTGGGGCGATATGGATTTCGAGCCACCCTACCGAACCCTCGGTTTGATCGACCAAGGCCCTTACTACGCGGTCAAGATGGAGTCAGGCGCACTTGGCACCTCAGGCGGCCCGAAGACCAACTCCGACGGCCAAGTGGTCAACTGGAACGGCGATGCCATTCCCGGCCTCTATGCAGCGGGCAATGCGATGGCTGCCGTGCTGGGCGAAGTCTATGGCGGCGCGGGTGGCACGCTCGGGCCTGGCATGACCTTCGGCTACATCGCCGGGCGCCACCTTGGCACGCACATCTCCAACCACTGA
- a CDS encoding Hsp20 family protein, with product MNRMDFTPYRRTTVGFDRLFDLLERQARANAGDNYPPFNIERSSEDAYRITLAVAGFKAEDIDITAQQNLLVVKGAKPEPQEREYLHVGIANRGFERRFELADFVRVEAADLADGLLMIDLVREVPEAMKPKKVLIGGQNQLKVIEGDNTAAA from the coding sequence ATGAACCGTATGGACTTCACCCCCTACCGCCGCACCACCGTCGGGTTCGACCGCCTGTTCGACCTGCTCGAACGCCAGGCCCGCGCCAATGCAGGCGACAATTATCCGCCCTTCAACATCGAGCGCAGCAGCGAGGATGCGTACCGCATCACGCTGGCCGTCGCCGGGTTCAAGGCCGAGGACATCGACATCACCGCGCAGCAGAACCTGCTCGTGGTCAAGGGTGCCAAGCCTGAACCGCAGGAACGCGAATACCTCCACGTCGGCATCGCCAACCGCGGTTTCGAACGCCGCTTCGAACTGGCCGACTTCGTCCGCGTCGAAGCCGCCGACCTCGCCGACGGCCTCCTGATGATCGACCTCGTGCGCGAAGTGCCCGAAGCGATGAAGCCCAAGAAGGTGCTGATCGGCGGGCAAAACCAGCTC
- a CDS encoding class I SAM-dependent methyltransferase yields the protein MADENMFTSALRAGLRAVPPIRTAVRSLRDFANRESRALVRMYRRHGDQVLQPYPTTFEDRYPAVFGALASRLSHISEPLILSYGCSDGSEVRSLRRWFPHAKIVGLDPNALMIAKARDHLSLHPDPGISYVEASSPNSLGDVQFDAILAMAVFRHGELERTLPASCATILPFDRFARAVEALDRHLKPGGWLSVWNAHFRFADTQTAQNYDAHALEYSRGEPQTLFYGPDNRRIDGVEYADILFRKRG from the coding sequence ATGGCGGACGAAAATATGTTCACTTCAGCGTTACGCGCAGGGCTGCGGGCGGTTCCCCCGATCCGGACGGCCGTGCGCAGCTTGCGCGATTTTGCCAACCGCGAGAGCCGGGCACTGGTCCGGATGTATCGCCGCCACGGTGACCAGGTCCTCCAGCCCTACCCGACCACGTTCGAAGACCGTTACCCCGCAGTTTTCGGTGCCTTGGCGAGCCGTCTCTCCCACATTTCAGAGCCGCTGATCCTCTCCTACGGATGCTCGGACGGCAGCGAAGTGCGCAGCCTGCGCCGCTGGTTCCCGCACGCAAAAATCGTCGGCCTCGATCCCAACGCCCTGATGATTGCCAAGGCACGCGATCACCTGTCACTCCATCCCGACCCCGGCATCAGTTACGTGGAGGCAAGTTCACCCAATTCGCTCGGCGACGTGCAGTTTGATGCGATCCTGGCCATGGCCGTCTTCCGTCATGGCGAACTCGAGCGCACACTCCCTGCATCATGCGCGACGATCCTGCCGTTTGACCGCTTTGCCCGCGCCGTCGAAGCATTGGACCGCCACCTCAAGCCGGGGGGCTGGCTCTCGGTCTGGAACGCCCATTTCCGCTTCGCCGATACACAGACGGCACAGAACTATGACGCTCACGCTCTCGAATATTCAAGAGGCGAACCGCAGACGCTGTTCTACGGACCAGATAACAGGCGGATAGACGGCGTGGAATACGCCGACATCCTCTTCCGCAAACGTGGTTAG
- a CDS encoding phospholipase D-like domain-containing protein, which yields MTDPGTVPQDPVCADHNGESASVWRFAKASRAHAVIDAADYFSLMREAMLRAEQRILLIGWDFDTRILIGGGRRWWNVPRKRVSPARLGAFVVWLANRRRTLEVRVLKWNFGALKAFFRGSMMLDLVRWFRHPRIDFKLDSAHPLGCSHHQKIVVIDDRFAVCGGIDMAGDRWDTREHLDDDKRRRRPGGKLYGPWHDCTMLLEGEAAKLLGDFGRTRWQQAGGPPMAPCKPQEHTPWPPRLEAEFTEVEIGIARTRSQYANAGEIREIEALFIEHIARAKKFIYFENQYFASRKIAEAIALRMGERDPPEVVLINPESSDGWLEQTAMDGARVRLVRSIELVDHKARFSVWHPVTKGGKPIYVHSKLTIVDDEILRIGSANLNNRSMGLDSECDVFIDCARPANGHCGNTIRDLRISLLAEHCGIAPDRVAELLDQHGSMAAAIAAAPQQGKRLTPFVPRDLSDAEKAVADNEVLDPERPEEMLSFYRRGLFKSRILRRPQK from the coding sequence ATGACCGACCCCGGTACTGTCCCGCAAGACCCGGTCTGCGCCGATCATAACGGGGAGTCGGCCTCGGTCTGGCGCTTTGCGAAGGCGAGCCGTGCTCATGCGGTGATCGATGCAGCAGACTACTTTTCACTCATGCGCGAGGCGATGCTGCGCGCCGAGCAGCGTATCCTGCTGATCGGGTGGGACTTTGATACGCGCATTCTGATTGGCGGCGGGCGGCGGTGGTGGAACGTGCCCCGCAAGCGGGTTTCGCCTGCGCGCCTCGGGGCGTTTGTGGTCTGGCTTGCCAATCGGCGCCGGACGCTGGAAGTGCGCGTGCTCAAGTGGAACTTCGGCGCTCTCAAGGCCTTCTTTCGCGGGTCGATGATGCTCGACCTGGTGCGCTGGTTCCGCCATCCCAGGATCGATTTCAAACTGGATAGCGCGCATCCGCTGGGCTGCAGCCATCATCAGAAGATCGTGGTGATAGATGACCGCTTTGCGGTGTGTGGCGGGATCGACATGGCTGGCGACCGTTGGGACACGCGCGAGCATCTGGATGACGACAAGCGGCGCAGGCGGCCCGGAGGCAAGCTCTATGGGCCATGGCACGATTGCACGATGCTGCTCGAGGGCGAGGCGGCGAAATTGCTGGGCGATTTTGGGCGCACGCGCTGGCAGCAGGCGGGAGGGCCGCCGATGGCGCCGTGCAAGCCGCAGGAGCATACGCCGTGGCCGCCGCGGCTCGAGGCGGAGTTCACCGAAGTCGAGATCGGCATTGCCCGAACACGGTCGCAATATGCCAATGCCGGGGAAATCCGCGAGATCGAGGCGTTGTTCATTGAGCATATCGCTCGGGCGAAGAAGTTCATCTATTTCGAGAACCAATACTTTGCCTCGCGCAAGATCGCCGAGGCGATTGCTCTGCGCATGGGCGAACGCGATCCGCCCGAGGTGGTGCTGATCAATCCCGAAAGCTCGGATGGGTGGCTGGAACAGACTGCGATGGATGGGGCGCGGGTTCGGCTTGTCCGGTCAATCGAACTGGTCGATCACAAGGCTCGCTTCTCGGTGTGGCATCCTGTGACGAAGGGCGGAAAGCCGATCTACGTCCATTCCAAGCTGACAATCGTCGACGACGAGATCCTGCGCATTGGCTCGGCCAACCTCAACAACCGTTCGATGGGTCTCGATAGCGAGTGCGATGTGTTCATCGATTGCGCCCGCCCTGCGAACGGTCATTGCGGCAACACCATCCGTGACTTGCGTATTTCACTTCTGGCAGAGCATTGCGGTATCGCGCCCGACCGGGTAGCGGAACTGCTCGACCAGCATGGCTCCATGGCCGCAGCGATTGCGGCAGCGCCACAGCAGGGAAAGCGGCTGACGCCTTTTGTGCCTCGTGACTTGAGCGATGCGGAAAAGGCGGTGGCCGACAATGAAGTGCTCGACCCTGAACGGCCGGAGGAAATGCTCTCCTTCTATCGGCGGGGTCTGTTCAAGAGCCGCATTTTGCGGCGGCCGCAGAAGTAG
- a CDS encoding DUF1178 family protein gives MIVFDLQCEPLGHRFEGWFGSSQDYEDQCARGLMTCPSCGSAQVGKAVMAPNVGRKGNQAVVPASKADASPQPVANMPLPPEAVAMLKAVAAMQAETLKTSTWVGDKFADDARAMHYGEKVVGPIHGRTTLSEARELVEEGIPVAPVLVPVVPPEEAN, from the coding sequence ATGATTGTCTTCGATCTGCAATGTGAGCCGCTGGGGCATCGTTTCGAAGGATGGTTCGGCTCGTCGCAGGACTATGAGGATCAGTGCGCGCGGGGGCTGATGACCTGCCCGTCATGCGGATCGGCACAGGTCGGCAAGGCAGTGATGGCGCCGAACGTCGGGCGCAAGGGCAATCAGGCGGTTGTCCCGGCAAGCAAAGCCGACGCTTCGCCGCAGCCGGTGGCGAATATGCCGCTTCCGCCAGAAGCCGTGGCCATGCTCAAGGCCGTGGCGGCGATGCAGGCCGAAACGCTCAAGACTTCGACCTGGGTCGGCGACAAGTTTGCGGACGACGCCCGCGCGATGCATTATGGTGAGAAAGTCGTGGGCCCGATCCACGGCCGCACGACGCTCAGCGAAGCGCGTGAACTGGTGGAGGAAGGTATCCCGGTAGCACCTGTGCTGGTCCCGGTCGTGCCGCCCGAGGAAGCCAACTGA
- the grxC gene encoding glutaredoxin 3, which yields MSDTPKVEIYTKWGCPYCSRAKALLESKGVAFEEYDITMGGPKRAEMVERAPGASTVPQIFIGGAAVGGSDDLAALNAQGKLDAMLGL from the coding sequence ATGTCAGACACGCCCAAGGTTGAAATCTACACCAAGTGGGGCTGCCCCTATTGCTCGCGCGCCAAGGCGCTGCTCGAAAGCAAGGGTGTCGCTTTCGAGGAATACGACATCACGATGGGCGGGCCGAAGCGGGCCGAGATGGTCGAGCGGGCGCCCGGTGCCTCGACCGTCCCGCAGATCTTCATCGGCGGGGCTGCCGTCGGTGGTTCGGATGACCTTGCCGCGCTCAACGCGCAGGGCAAACTGGACGCGATGCTCGGCCTGTGA
- a CDS encoding carbon-nitrogen hydrolase family protein: MTSGTSPQANAAAIVGAARRAASEGAAMLFTPEMCGLLDRDRGRATANIVAEADNPVLAAARDVARELGLWIDLGSLAILRDDGKWANRGFVIDAGGEIAARYDKIHMFDVDLATGETWRESAAYTPGDHVVTVETPLGRLGLAICYDVRFPALFEELGRLRCDAMRIPAAFTVPTGKAHWHLMQRTRAVEASAWVISAAQGGRHEDGRETYGHSTVIDPWGDVVLDMGEGSGLGFAMIDPARTAEVRAQLPSLANKREIPRSAS; encoded by the coding sequence ATGACCAGCGGGACCAGCCCGCAGGCCAATGCCGCCGCGATTGTCGGAGCGGCACGCAGGGCTGCGAGCGAGGGCGCGGCGATGCTGTTCACGCCCGAGATGTGCGGGCTGCTCGACCGGGATCGCGGCCGCGCCACGGCCAATATCGTGGCTGAGGCGGACAACCCGGTGCTGGCAGCGGCGCGCGATGTGGCGCGGGAACTGGGGTTGTGGATCGACCTTGGTTCGCTCGCCATTTTGCGTGACGATGGCAAGTGGGCCAATCGCGGCTTCGTGATCGACGCTGGCGGCGAAATCGCCGCGCGCTATGACAAGATCCACATGTTCGATGTCGATCTGGCGACCGGCGAGACCTGGCGGGAATCGGCGGCCTATACGCCGGGCGACCATGTCGTGACGGTGGAGACGCCGCTCGGCAGGCTGGGCCTTGCGATCTGCTACGATGTGCGGTTCCCGGCTTTGTTCGAGGAACTAGGGCGCTTGCGGTGCGATGCGATGCGCATTCCGGCAGCCTTTACCGTGCCGACCGGAAAGGCGCACTGGCACCTGATGCAGCGCACTCGCGCGGTTGAGGCGAGCGCATGGGTTATTTCCGCCGCTCAGGGCGGTCGGCATGAGGACGGACGCGAGACGTACGGGCATTCGACTGTGATCGACCCTTGGGGTGATGTGGTGCTGGATATGGGCGAGGGCAGTGGGCTTGGCTTTGCGATGATCGACCCTGCACGCACGGCGGAAGTTCGCGCGCAACTGCCCAGCCTTGCCAACAAGCGCGAAATCCCTAGATCGGCGTCATGA
- a CDS encoding septum formation initiator family protein, which translates to MQTRRVALLPKDSLTQSLALVALLVLGAIGVAGPSGLLAWGENARLLEQRESEIAKLSHERDQLKNRVALLDPRHADPDLVGELLRSNLNVAHPDELVISVRP; encoded by the coding sequence ATGCAGACACGCCGCGTCGCCTTGCTACCGAAAGACAGCCTGACCCAGTCGCTTGCGCTGGTTGCACTGCTGGTGCTTGGCGCTATCGGCGTTGCCGGGCCAAGCGGCCTGCTGGCATGGGGTGAGAATGCCCGCCTGCTGGAACAGCGCGAAAGCGAAATCGCAAAGCTCTCGCACGAGCGGGATCAGCTCAAGAACCGCGTCGCCCTGCTCGATCCGCGTCATGCCGATCCGGACCTTGTCGGTGAACTTCTGCGCAGCAACCTCAACGTCGCTCATCCTGACGAACTGGTGATTTCGGTCAGGCCTTAG